From Euzebya rosea, one genomic window encodes:
- a CDS encoding anthranilate synthase component I family protein: MTVLRPYTGPDPGHPVTVVPSDPSRHGALVRVRGWEVAVADPVDAVTDGRALDRAADMLGWAGPAAEGPPFTHGLLGFVTDDASAALLDLDTVDERPAPAPLPPLWFGRYTHAACQSPDGRWWVTGESAADADRAHMLLSTAAARGRVPARSRAERTDGPVPARTTLSRAQHGAAVARIQDWIADGDVYQVNLTLHVGARWDGSPRALARRLFGASPSADHAAFVHAPGATIASVSPETFLRMDGRRATIRPIKGTRRRAEDPVVDRALAEDLRTATKDGAEHVMIVDLERNDLGRICEVGSVRVPQLMELEAHPTVWHLTSTVLGTVRADLGLRDVLTALFPCGSVTGAPKRMAVARTRLVEPWRRGVYCGAIGVVAPGLVDLSVAIRTAVLHDGWAWYGTGGGIVVDSDRDAEWEEAMTKAAAFFTATGTAPPSG, encoded by the coding sequence ATGACCGTCCTCCGTCCCTACACCGGCCCCGATCCCGGTCACCCGGTGACCGTGGTCCCGAGCGACCCGTCCAGGCACGGCGCACTCGTGCGTGTCCGTGGCTGGGAGGTGGCCGTGGCCGATCCGGTCGACGCGGTGACCGATGGCCGGGCGCTGGACCGGGCCGCCGACATGCTCGGGTGGGCGGGACCGGCGGCGGAGGGGCCGCCGTTCACCCACGGCCTGCTGGGGTTCGTGACCGACGACGCCTCCGCAGCCCTCCTGGACCTCGACACCGTCGACGAGCGGCCGGCACCGGCCCCGCTCCCCCCGTTGTGGTTCGGCCGCTACACCCATGCCGCCTGCCAGTCACCCGACGGTCGCTGGTGGGTGACGGGCGAGTCCGCGGCGGACGCCGACCGGGCCCACATGCTGCTGTCGACGGCTGCCGCCCGCGGACGCGTCCCCGCACGGTCACGGGCCGAGCGGACCGACGGCCCGGTGCCGGCCCGCACGACGCTGTCCCGCGCCCAGCACGGTGCGGCGGTCGCCCGGATTCAGGACTGGATCGCCGACGGCGACGTCTACCAGGTCAACCTGACCCTCCACGTCGGCGCGCGGTGGGACGGCTCGCCCCGGGCGCTGGCCCGACGCCTGTTCGGCGCCAGCCCGAGCGCGGACCACGCGGCCTTCGTGCACGCCCCCGGCGCCACGATCGCATCGGTGTCGCCCGAGACGTTCCTCCGCATGGACGGCCGCCGGGCGACGATCCGCCCCATCAAGGGGACCCGGCGGCGGGCCGAGGACCCGGTGGTGGACCGGGCGCTCGCGGAGGACCTGCGGACGGCCACCAAGGACGGGGCCGAGCACGTGATGATCGTCGACCTCGAGCGCAACGACCTCGGGCGGATCTGCGAGGTCGGCTCGGTCCGGGTCCCCCAGCTGATGGAGCTGGAGGCCCACCCGACCGTCTGGCACCTGACCAGCACCGTGCTGGGCACCGTCCGCGCCGACCTCGGGCTGCGTGACGTGCTGACGGCCCTGTTCCCCTGCGGCTCGGTGACCGGGGCACCCAAGCGCATGGCCGTCGCCCGCACCCGGCTGGTCGAACCGTGGCGTCGCGGGGTCTACTGCGGCGCGATCGGGGTCGTGGCCCCCGGCCTGGTGGACCTGTCGGTCGCGATCCGCACCGCCGTCCTGCACGACGGGTGGGCGTGGTACGGCACGGGCGGGGGCATCGTGGTGGACTCCGACCGCGACGCCGAGTGGGAGGAAGCGATGACCAAGGCCGCGGCCTTCTTCACGGCCACGGGGACGGCGCCGCCGAGCGGCTGA
- the npdG gene encoding NADPH-dependent F420 reductase — translation MIGIIGGTGPQGRGLAYRLARAGVDVLIGSRDPERGMAAAEEVRRLVGDDVSVQGAGNADLPGRADMLLVTVPYEGLASTLRPLAEQVGDMIVMSAVNKLSFAGGPQALPVEAGSSAEEVARLLPAARVTTAFNNVSATHLRNAEHVFDEDVLVCGDDDDAVKRTVEVASRVDGLRGVSCGPLRLAFTIEAMTAVVISVNATHGVTAGLRITGL, via the coding sequence GTGATCGGCATCATCGGCGGCACCGGGCCGCAAGGAAGAGGGCTGGCCTACCGCCTCGCGCGGGCCGGCGTCGACGTGCTCATCGGGTCGCGGGACCCCGAGCGGGGCATGGCCGCGGCCGAGGAGGTCCGCCGCCTCGTCGGCGACGACGTGTCCGTGCAGGGCGCCGGCAACGCCGACCTGCCGGGCCGGGCCGACATGCTGCTGGTCACCGTGCCCTACGAGGGCCTGGCGTCCACCCTGCGTCCGCTGGCCGAGCAGGTCGGCGACATGATCGTGATGTCGGCGGTCAACAAGCTCAGCTTCGCCGGTGGTCCCCAGGCGCTGCCGGTCGAGGCCGGGTCCTCGGCGGAGGAGGTGGCACGCCTGCTGCCCGCGGCGCGTGTCACGACGGCGTTCAACAACGTCTCCGCCACGCACCTGCGCAACGCCGAGCACGTCTTCGACGAGGACGTGCTGGTCTGCGGCGACGACGACGATGCGGTGAAGCGAACCGTCGAGGTGGCCTCCCGGGTCGACGGCCTCCGCGGTGTCTCGTGCGGCCCCCTCCGGCTGGCGTTCACGATCGAGGCCATGACCGCGGTCGTCATCTCCGTCAACGCCACCCACGGCGTCACCGCCGGCCTGCGGATCACCGGCCTGTAG